In the genome of Neodiprion pinetum isolate iyNeoPine1 chromosome 2, iyNeoPine1.2, whole genome shotgun sequence, one region contains:
- the LOC124212284 gene encoding putative SLC9B1-like protein SLC9B1P1 has product MKSGSNATPQIPATSTDQEDNEAGPTSSEISYEDLACCGKATCCVCFRDVSVTSPLVKRCEAVTWGTIFWSVIACMSPVVTVNCLLALADQGFGEDKDISGTLCAACSIDGVHIVAIFSIAFSVVFDDFEGAKWWSYLPRGLRDMAFGIFVGSSLGLFLVFFPHQSHKYATFYRILNLSLGALCFSVGASSFVITGGTNEQGAGINVIILSTKVQVAPIRKVVGIIWHILQPVLCGVIGADVNFSHWTAIRTGLYAACILTGLLARLTCAILSTIKMPFTIGERIFVAVSWLPKGTVQAALAPMAYEHALAKNNTRELELAEDVLKVSVLAILFLAPIGAMIMMMTGPHLLSRISSDAMEERRLQSLRTLSMKVKVKKPDT; this is encoded by the exons ATGAAGTCCGGCTCAAACGCAACACCACAAATCCCGGCAACTTCAACCGACCAAGAGGATAATGAAGCAGGTCCAACCAG TTCGGAAATTAGCTACGAGGATTTGGCATGCTGCGGCAAGGCAACGTGCTGCGTTTGCTTCCGTGACGTATCGGTGACGTCGCCGTTGGTAAAAAGATGCGAGGCGGTAACGTGGGGCACGATATTCTG GAGCGTCATTGCCTGCATGTCGCCGGTCGTTACGGTCAATTGCCTTTTGGCGCTCGCTGATCAGGGATTCGGCGAAGACAAGGACATTTCGGGGACATTGTGCGCGGCCTGTTCGATAGACGGTGTTCACATCGTGGCCATATTTTCAATAGCATTTTCGGTTGTTTTTGACG ATTTCGAAGGCGCCAAATGGTGGTCTTACCTGCCTCGGGGGCTTCGCGACATGGCCTTTGGAATTTTTGTCGGAAGCAGTTTGGGCCtgtttttggtattttttcctcaccaAAGCCAC AAATACGCGACGTTCTATCGCATATTGAATCTATCCCTCGGTGCGCTGTGCTTCAGCGTTGGAGCAAGCTCGTTCGTCATAACTGGCG GAACGAATGAACAAGGGGCAGGGATCAATGTTATAATCCTTTCAACGAAAGTGCAGGTTGCTCCGATACGGAAAGTGGTGGGAATTATTTGGCACATATTGCAGCCAGTGTTATGCGGCGTGATTGGAGctgatgtgaatttttcacattggACGGCAATCCGAACTGGTCTCTACGCAGCCTGCATTTTAACGGGTCTTTTG GCTCGCCTGACTTGCGCCATATTGTCAACTATCAAAATGCCGTTCACCATCGGCGAGAGGATTTTCGTCGCCGTATCTTGGCTGCCGAAGGGCACGGTTCAG GCTGCCCTGGCTCCGATGGCTTACGAGCACGCTTTGGCGAAGAATAACACGAGGGAATTGGAGCTCGCTGAAGACGTTTTGAAGGTGTCCGTGCTGGCGATTTTGTTCTTGGCCCCGATCGGCGCGATGATTATGATGATGACCGGTCCTCACTTGCTCAGTCGAATTTCATCGGATGCAATGGAGGAGCGCAGATTACAGAGTTTGAGGACGTTGAGCATGAAAGTTAAAGTGAAAAAGCCGGACACTTGA